TGGGATGGAAATGATGGACAGTTGAGAGAGATGGTTGTTGTTGAAATTACTGATTCTGGAATTGGCATCAAACCAACGGATATGGACAAGATCTTTGATCCATTCTTTACTACCAAAAGCCATGGAACAGGTCTTGGCTTAACAAGTGCATATTGGATTGTTAAAAGGCATGATGGCGACTTGCAAATTAAAAGTGAATTAGGCAAGGGAACTCTTGTTCGTGTTTCCTTGCCTGCTGTTCGAAATGTTAATACTCCTGTGAAGTCGATTATTGTTGACCAACAACCTTTGGATCGTGCCAGAATATTGATTATGGATGATGAAGAGATGGTGAGATCATCGCTCCGCCTAATGCTTGAAGAACACGGCCATTCTGTTGTTAGCACTGAGCATGGTCAGGAGTGTTTAGATGTTTATCTTAGTGCCTTTGATGCTGGAAATCCGTTTGATCTAGTCATACTCGATCTTACTATTTCTGGAGGTAAGGGAGGGATATGGGCTATTAATCAGTTGAAAACAGTCAACCCATCAATTAAGGCAATTGTAGCTAGTGGATACAGCCAGGATTCAATCTTGGCAGATTATAAAAAAAGTGGTTTTAGTGCAGTCTTGCAAAAACCTTTCGATATGCAATCGCTTTCTAAATCATTGGCCGCTATTTTGACAGATTGATGAACAGTGATCTTGATGCTTCATTCTCTTGCTAATGTCTCATGTTTTTCTTTTGTCTCCAGAAAAATGACAAATGCCGTTTTGTCTATCACTTTTGAGTCATAAGCATGAGAATTCTATCATTTATTGATCATTTGAATAGGTTTAATTGTTGGAACCCTATGCTTCCTTTGGCTTTTATGAGTATTGGTATTGTGAATCGCTTTAATTGATGTTTCTCCCTGTCAGCATGCGTGAATGCTGATTTAATGCATTGAAATTAGCTTTCTCAACCAATCCAGATGCTTGTGTTTACGGAATCCATCACTGCTCCATTTGTTTCTACATAATCTCTATTGTCAAGAAGGAATTGTTCAGTAGCTCCTTCAGGAGCTTGAATGATTACCAGTACCTGCTTGGGATCCTTAGGTGAAACACCACGAAAAAGAACTTGCATGGCGTAACGGTCATGGAGCTCAGAGGTTTCTTTGCTGTCAAAAATTTGAACCCATTCATCCCAAGTATTTGAGATGGACAGTGTCACGACTTCAGTTAGGACCATTGATTTCTCTCGTCTGAATCAAAGTTATGCCTCCGTTTCAAGTCTTACAAGGGTGATAGCCGACCCGCTTATTGGTAATACCCGACTCATTGACAAAGGACAACTCTCTAATGGGCGAGGAGTATTGCATGGGACATGTGATCGTCAGTTGCCACTAACGGGTCTGCTCAAGCAGTGATCACTCGCGTCTAGCTCAATCTTTAACGCACCTCCGTCATCATCCGATTCCACTGGAGTACCAATCAAGAGCTGCTTTCGATTAATACAATTATCGTTTTGAATGTCATTCTCTAGAAACGGTAATCATTCTCACTGTCGATCTGATTGTGTAACACTCATGAAATTTTAAGGCTCTATATTTACCTATGCTGTTAAAATTACTATAGATGGAATAGGTCAATGACAGTAACAGTCGTCAAGTGTGCCTGCTCACGCTGCACCTGTGAAGTAAGCAGCTCTTCTGCTATTTCTAGAAATGGCCAGATCTACTGTTCTGATGCTTGTGCAAGTGGTCACCCCAATCATGAACCTTGTCATGACGCCGTTGGCGCTTGTGGTTGTACTTGTGGTTCTTGACCAAGTTAA
The window above is part of the Synechococcus sp. WH 8020 genome. Proteins encoded here:
- a CDS encoding DUF3764 family protein, encoding MTLSISNTWDEWVQIFDSKETSELHDRYAMQVLFRGVSPKDPKQVLVIIQAPEGATEQFLLDNRDYVETNGAVMDSVNTSIWIG
- a CDS encoding conjugal transfer protein TrbI, translated to MTVTVVKCACSRCTCEVSSSSAISRNGQIYCSDACASGHPNHEPCHDAVGACGCTCGS